DNA from Pseudomonas putida:
GGCATCGCGCAGCAGTACTTCCAGCGGGCCGTAGCCTGTCAACTCATCGACCAGCTCCTCGGCCAGGCGCTCGGTCTCGTAGCGCGACAGCGCCAGGTGAAGCCGTGCCACGTAGTCGCCGACCTGCTCCACGACGAACTGGGTGAGTGCGGGCCGCGCGCCTTCGAGCAGGTTGCGGCCGCTGTCTTCGATGGCATCAATGACAAAACGGTGCAAGGCACGCTTGAGTGCCTGCGGGTCGGCTCCGGCATGGCGCGGGCCGCCAAAGGGTTCGTCGGCGCTCATTTATGGCTCCACAGGCGGCGCAGCCAGGTGGTGGCGGTGGGCTTGGCCAGGTGCTCCGAGCGCCGCGCCAGTCGCTCGCCGAGGTAATGCAGGGCCTGGGTCAGGCTCTCCCGGGGGGCCAGTTCGAACAGGCTCAGGCCTTGGTTCTTGGCGTTCAGGCGCATCTCCGGGCTATAGGGCAACGCCTTGAGCAAGGTCAGGCCGTAGCGCTTGGCCAAGGTATCGGCGTCGGGCGCCACGTTGCGCAGGTAGCGGTCCACCAGCAGCACGGCATGGTCGAGCTTGACGCCCCGGTCACGCCACTGCTCGAGCACCTCCAGGTTGCGCCGGCAATCGAGAATGTTCTGGTCGGTGTAGATGATCAGCTTGTCGCAATGGCTGACGATGGTGCGCAAGGCATCGTTGTCGGCCTGCCCGGTGAGGTTGACCACGATGTGCTGGAAGTGCTGGCGCAGGGCGCTGAGCAACATGTACAGCTCGGCCGCGCTGGTTTGTTGCAACGGGTCGTCGCTGTCGGCATAGGCAAGGATGCGCAGACCGCCCTTGTCACGTGGGAAGGCGCTGTCGATGAGGGTGCCATCGAGCCGACGCAGATGGCGCAGCGCATCGCCGAAATAGAACGATGCGTCCAGCCCGAGCAAGGCCAGGCTGTCACCGCGCGGCAGGCCAAGGTCCAGCAGCAAGGCTTGCTGGCCGCTTTCCTGCACCACCCGCGCCAGGTGGGTGGTCAGCAACGCGCCATCGGCAGCGGCCTGGGCGCCGTAGAGCACTGTCAACCCGCCCAGGCTTGGGTTGCTGGTGACCGCCGGCAGGCGCTTGCCCAGGCGCCGCACCAAGCCTGCGACCTCGCTGGCGCGCGAACCATAGGCGACGAAGTCCCGGGCACCGGCGCGCATGGCGTGCAGCACCAGTTGGTTGTCCATGCCATCGCCCAGGGCCACGATGGCCAACATCGGCTTGGCCTCCAGCACCCCCTCGATCAACGCGCACTGGTTGATCAACTGCTCGCGGTCCAGACCAATGAACAGCAGGTTGCTGAAGGTCACATCAACCAACGCCAGCAACTCGTCGAGGCTGCCGCCGCTGGCTCCGATCACCTGGCCGAGCGGGGCCAGCGCGCCCTGCAGCCAGCGCAGATCCTCCTCGTTGCGGGTGATGGCCAGGTAGGTCTGGTTCAGGCTCTCGCTCATCGTGATAACCCGCTACGGCCTTCGAAATTGCCGTTTTCCATAAAGAACAGTTGCCCCCAGCTGGGGTCGTAGGTGCGCAGGTGCTCACCGGGCAACTCCGGCAGGCGGGCATTGGCGGCGAGCGGCTGGACCAGATGAGGGGTGACGATCATCAGCAGTTCGGTGTCTTCGCGATTGACC
Protein-coding regions in this window:
- a CDS encoding pilus assembly protein, yielding MSESLNQTYLAITRNEEDLRWLQGALAPLGQVIGASGGSLDELLALVDVTFSNLLFIGLDREQLINQCALIEGVLEAKPMLAIVALGDGMDNQLVLHAMRAGARDFVAYGSRASEVAGLVRRLGKRLPAVTSNPSLGGLTVLYGAQAAADGALLTTHLARVVQESGQQALLLDLGLPRGDSLALLGLDASFYFGDALRHLRRLDGTLIDSAFPRDKGGLRILAYADSDDPLQQTSAAELYMLLSALRQHFQHIVVNLTGQADNDALRTIVSHCDKLIIYTDQNILDCRRNLEVLEQWRDRGVKLDHAVLLVDRYLRNVAPDADTLAKRYGLTLLKALPYSPEMRLNAKNQGLSLFELAPRESLTQALHYLGERLARRSEHLAKPTATTWLRRLWSHK